Proteins from a genomic interval of Candidatus Edwardsbacteria bacterium RifOxyA12_full_54_48:
- a CDS encoding general stress protein CsbD: MNKLKIKGNWNEVAGKLKQQYANLTDDDVLFIEGKEEELLGRLQKKLGITKEEIRQLLMKV, encoded by the coding sequence ATGAACAAGCTAAAAATCAAGGGTAACTGGAATGAGGTGGCGGGCAAGCTCAAACAGCAATATGCCAACCTGACGGACGATGACGTGCTCTTTATAGAGGGCAAGGAGGAAGAGCTGTTGGGGAGACTCCAGAAGAAGCTGGGAATTACCAAGGAAGAAATACGCCAGTTGCTGATGAAGGTGTAA